GTCCAGGCAAGATGTTTTTCTTAGCGCCACCTGATCATCCTTGGTATCTTCCAATGACATCTTAGGCAAATATAAGCCAGACCTGATATCACTTAACACCTTAACTAAGGCAAGACTGGTGTGTTCAAAGTGGTATGTTGGTTTAAAGTAGAAAGATGAAGTTGTAATGTAGAGAACAATAATGGTGAATTAGGActgggaaacacacacacacacatagcctgaaaaagcaTTGATATTTGCTTTGTTACCCACTTTATTATGTCATAGTCAATGGAAAATATGGAACACTGTGATAATGAATAAGATTACAGTTTACAAACAACAATGGGAAGAAAATTAACAGAAATTTCAGAACAATTTAACTTCATTTCTGGAAAATATATAGAGCAACAGTAACAGAGTGTTTGGCAATGTGAAGGGATACCTTACTATCACAGTCACCGTGTTTTAGTTTTTGCTTAAGTTTGAATCTATAGATGTGGAATTTATGAGCATATTGGTTGCATATACAATATGAGCAATGGTAAAAATTATATTGGTTAAAACAATAAGCATGGACAATGATCAAGGATATTTCTCCACATATTTTAGCCATTTACACTTTGCTTCCATAGGCCATGATGAGCAAAGATAGGAAAGATGTTTGGTGAGATGTGTAATGGCCTAGGTGACCTCCTGCCCAGCTATACCTTTGGGGCATTTTTCAGTAGCTCTTGTTTAAGATTCTTTGCTGAGCATCAGCAGGGGAAGGTGTCTACAATGCGCCCCGCATTTTATAGAGCCAATTTTGCTATGGATCTGGGATACACTGGTACCTGCTGCAGTACATTTTGTAGTTGAACTCAGACTTTCCTGGGATTTTTTTATGTGCTGTATCATCTTTGATGTACACTGCAGCACACATTGGTGGAGTGTGTTTTGTGGCCATCACGGCCTCCAGTCAGCTTCCAACTGCATTctagtgtcagtgtagaagggtctcAAGACATCTATGCTGCTCATCACATTTGGTTAAGACCTTGTTCAATTGAAGTGATCCAGCTAAAAGCCCATTTGACCACTCTTCTGACCTGGCTTCCAGGTGAAACTGTTGTAGACCCAGAGGCAAGTTCCAAACACAAGAGAAGAGATGCTGAAGACCACTAATTGTGACAGGTTTGAAAGactctggtcctccagatattggtGAACAATAATTGTCATTGGCCTTAGCCATCCTAGACAGTTCTGAAGTACGCTGAAGTACCTTAGGTTCCTACATGTTCTATCACAAGACCCACAAAACATTTTCTATCCCATGATTTTCTAGTTTTAATCAGTTCAGTTGCAGCAGTAAATCTGATAAAAGATATAGGTAAGTCTCATAAAGACTCAATTAAAATAAGTCTCATATATTGCGGTAGGTAATGGGTAAATATTAGCCTATGACAGATgaaaacaaatgttttaaatagtgTCTGTACAACAATACTATTGATTTGAAACTTCCAGTGTTAATACAGCTATAATGTAAGAAGCAATTAAAGAAACATGCAGAATTTAACTGATAGATAATATATTCTTGGTTGAAACAGTTACACAAACAAATCTCTAAATATTGTGTCTTTTTGCTCAGGTCCCCTGTGCAGTATGTGTGTCAATCGGTTTGGTTGTCGTCCTGTTATGCTAGTTGGAGGCCTCTTTGCTTCTGCTGGAATGATCTTGGCTTCCTTCGCTTATAATATAATTCAAGTCTATCTTACTGCTGGTGTTATTACTGGTAAGTCTTTGTGAAACTTCTTGGAAAGAATCAGTCAGTGGAGTGGCTCATACATTGAGCAATGCTTCATGTTACAATGGCCTATAAGAGAGGGTGAACCAAATTACACTTTCAGAAGGAAAAATGCTTCACATGTTATAGTTTTTCCCTTGATGTActggttttatatgtatattgagatttctatgcagaaaacaaaTTGTTCTCTCAAGGAAGTCTGGAATGACTGGGtccccttctacaccgccatataatccagttcaaagcaaataatctggattttatatggcaatgtagaaggggcctgagacaaaTGCTTCACTCTGCTTAAGAGCATGTCTGCCCTGTCACTTAATTTTTGCAGTCAAGAAAAAGAAACCATCCTTTGTTTCTTtaccacagtggttcccaatctttggttctccagttgttttgggcttcagtacccagaaatcctagccccgtttaccagcttttaggaattgtgggagctgaagtccaaaacacctggaggaccaaagatcgGGAACCCCTGCTTTACTAGGTACATTAAATATACTGTTACTTTCAACTAGCTAGATGCAGctatacatgacttccttattCAGTAAAGGAAGTTACAGCCCTGAGTTTGTGAAACCTGAAAAATTAAGTAAACAATAAAGTATGTCGGAAATTGCTGATTCATAGGGTTGCTAGGAGTCAGAATTGAGTTGTTAGTGCATAACATGCTGCGGCCAGTATAAGTTCACTGCTTGTCTGGTTACCACTATGGCTGTTAAATTAATGATATGTTCTTTAATATTGTTCTAAAATAACAAAAAGTCTTGAAATCTAAAAAATGAAATCTAATGAAGTCTCTCAAATGTGTATGTGAGTGCGGTTATACTTTTCTGGGAAGCAGAATATTTCATACTTAAAACACAACCTTTTGTTGCCCTTTTGTAAGTGTTTAACAGAACTGTAGATTCCAGTTGTTCCCATTCCCAGGATTCAGATGTAGCTTGAGCTAAGTTGCTCCAcatctctccttgtggctcacaATGAATTGCTAGAGTAAGAGGCCATAGCTGGGCAATTTGTGTATTCTGCACTGTTGAGTGacttgctttgtattgtatattGTCGTTTAAACTGTAATGTATGTTCTCTTTCAGGACTTGGCCTGGCACTCAACTTCCAGCCATCGCTCATCATGCTCAATCGCTACTTTAATGTGCGACGGCCATTGGCCAATGGTTTGGCTGCAGCTGGAAGCCCAGTCTTCCTATGTGCTCTCTCACCCTTGGGACAGATACTGCAACCCATTTATGGATGGCGAGGGGGATTTCTCATTTTGGGAGGACTACTCTTGAACTGTTGTGTTTGTGGAGCTTTGATGAGACCTTTGGAGGCTCCTAAAAAACCCGAAGCTTCCAAAGGGgccactgaaaaacaagtcaagAAAAAGCTATTGGATTTCAGCGTTTTCAGGGATCGTGGCTTCCTTATCTACACAGTGGCTGCATCCATCATGGTGCTGGGCTTATTTGTGCCCCCTGTGTTTGTGGTGAGCTATGCTAAGGATCTGAAGTATGAGGACACCAAATCGGCTTTCCTTTTGACCATTCTTGGATTAATTGATATAGTTGCTCGGCCTATTTGCGGAATAGTGGCTGGCCTGCAGTGGGTTAGGCCCCGCTGCGTCTACCTCTTTAGTTTTGCCATGCTTTTTAATGGCTTTACTGATCTGATGGGATCCATGTCCTACAACTACAGTGGTCTGGTTGTCTTCTGTATTTTCTTTGGCATTTCCTATGGAATGGTCGGTGCTCTTCAGTTTGAAGTTCTCATGGCTATTGTTGGTACACAGAAGTTTTCCAGTGCCATTGGCTTGGTCCTCTTGGTTGAGGCAATGGCTGTTTTAGTTGGACCACCTTCAGCAGGTATGTTTCATTTAGctaatttgtagtttagtaatgGGGGCACTTtgtgggaaaagaagaaaggtgaTAAGAATTACCATCGGAGGCAGTTCATTATATGTTGAGGAAATGGAAGACAGCCTTTGTTTTGAAGCTATCTACACACttcttataatatttttattctgccttttccctgacATGGGGTCCAATGCAGCTCATaacatatatagaatcatagaatccggagttggaagagaccctaagggccatccagtccatgcaggaatacacaatcaaagcactctcacaGCTTCTGTTAAAAACACCTACAAAGAAATAGactatcacactctgaggcagcatattctactattgaacagctcttgccattaggaagttctttctaatgtttagatggaattgcCTTTtctatagtttgaatccattaacCCATATCCTAATTTCTGGCCTGGAtagtaaagaaaaacaaaatattgcTTAAGAAACAGCCCAGAATTTGGTCGGGAACTTACGTTTTCATAAATGGACTTACATCTGAAGACAATGGAATTAGATCTGTAATGTTCATACTCAGTCAAAGGCTACTGTTACTTTACTATGTAGAGGAAGCAGTAAAATGACAGGTACTTAATGGAACCAATGCACAACAAGATCAACGCGCATTGGTCCCAGTGGACACATGGAGTAGGGATTCATCCTGTGCTGGGTCATTCAACCTGCCCTTGAAGcctcaggtttgcagcttgggtgtgctCCTGGATTCAGATCCAAGCCTAGATGCCCAGGCTATGGCCAGGACTGTATTTGCCCAGTTAAAACTAGTAGCCCAGTTATGCCTgttccttgagatgccagatctacAAATAGCATATTTTTTCGTCCCCACAAAATTAATTTTGATGCGGACATTTGAGGGGGTTCTTTTGAGAGATAACTAATCACACATACACCCAAATGTGTGCTAAGAATGTATctaatactattgctttaaaacAGCTCATGTCAGCCCTAATGTAGAACTGTGTTTGATTGAATATGCTGTTGAAGATATCCATTTTCTTTTCCAGGCAAACTCTTGGATTGGACCCACAAAtatatgtttgtttttattatcgCTGGCACTGAAGTTGTCACTTCAGCCGTGGTGCTGGCTGTAGGAAATGCCTGCTGTATCAAAAGACCAGTGGAAACACATGTAAAAGAAGATGCAGCAGAACGAGAGGAGTTAAACAAACAACCTGGAGACACGAAGGTGGACTCTATTGAAGTGGAACACtttctgaaaaatgaaaaaaatggggAAGTTGTAACTAACCCAGAAACATGTGTGTGAGTGTGACAAGAATGAATGTCAAAATGTTTAGAAAGAGATTGAGATAATTTCAACACTGTTATTTATTTCATAAGTAGGACTAGTCTAGGGCTGGGCCATCTTGTTTGGGCACTGGAGGCCAACCAGCTCATGAAATCACTCGTTGGAAGCTGGCTTATTAGGAAACCTTTTCTCCCTGGTGTAAAATGGACTGATCTTCAAATTAAATCGCTTGGGTGTAACTACTTTTGCAAGCTAAACAAATGGCCTTCTAAACACATGTAGAAGTCCCGCTATGCATCACCAGAAAATGTTCACGTGGATTAAA
This genomic interval from Anolis sagrei isolate rAnoSag1 chromosome 2, rAnoSag1.mat, whole genome shotgun sequence contains the following:
- the SLC16A3 gene encoding monocarboxylate transporter 4; the encoded protein is MGAVVVDDGPAGVKAPDGGWGWAVLFGCFVITGFSYAFPKAMSVFFKELIREFNVGYSDTAWISSILLAMLYGTGPLCSMCVNRFGCRPVMLVGGLFASAGMILASFAYNIIQVYLTAGVITGLGLALNFQPSLIMLNRYFNVRRPLANGLAAAGSPVFLCALSPLGQILQPIYGWRGGFLILGGLLLNCCVCGALMRPLEAPKKPEASKGATEKQVKKKLLDFSVFRDRGFLIYTVAASIMVLGLFVPPVFVVSYAKDLKYEDTKSAFLLTILGLIDIVARPICGIVAGLQWVRPRCVYLFSFAMLFNGFTDLMGSMSYNYSGLVVFCIFFGISYGMVGALQFEVLMAIVGTQKFSSAIGLVLLVEAMAVLVGPPSAGKLLDWTHKYMFVFIIAGTEVVTSAVVLAVGNACCIKRPVETHVKEDAAEREELNKQPGDTKVDSIEVEHFLKNEKNGEVVTNPETCV